In Fundulus heteroclitus isolate FHET01 chromosome 8, MU-UCD_Fhet_4.1, whole genome shotgun sequence, a genomic segment contains:
- the agxt2 gene encoding alanine--glyoxylate aminotransferase 2, mitochondrial encodes MLKLLSRVRGRRALFTALPGFHRPLSAKIHWASGASCQKSDSRCSATDIPEMPACNFSPDEYKGMSTARMMEIRKQNCNPMTMKVTYYKKPVFIHQGHMQYLWDVDGTRYLDLFAGVATVSVGHCHPKVTAAAEKQLRKLWHTTFIYVYPTLHEYCEKLASYFPDPLKVVFLTNSGSEANDLAMFMARLYTGNFDIITFRGSYHGGSPMSMGLTSNAAYKYPVANGLGCTNTMCPDVFRGPWGGRHCRDSPVQTTRECSCAEGHCVANEQYIKQLKETLATSVPPRIAAFFAEPIQGVGGAVQYPKNYLKEAYKLVRERGGICIADEVQTGFGRTGSHFWGFQGHDVIPDMVTMAKGIGNGFPMGAVVTTPEIAAAFAQGVHFNTFGGNPVACAVASAVLDTIIEDGTQKNSLDVGTYLMTELAKLRDKYEIIGDVRGKGLQIGVEMIKDKASRDPLPPQDMAEIFEDVKDMGVLIGKGGVYGQIFRIKPPMCITKEDADFFLAVFDKSVQNYMERR; translated from the exons ATGCTAAAACTTTTGTCCCGTGTGAGGGGCCGTCGGGCACTTTTTACGGCACTTCCCGGCTTTCATCGGCCACTTTCGGCTAAAATCCACTGGGCGAGCG GCGCGTCGTGTCAGAAATCCGACTCGAGATGCTCTGCCACGGATATACCGGAGATGCCTGCTTGCAATTTCAGTCCAGACGAATACAAG GGAATGTCGACTGCACGGATGATGGAGATCCGCAAGCAGAACTGCAACCCCATGACTATGAAGGTTACTTACTATAAGAAACCGGTGTTCATCCATCAGGGACACATGCAGTATCTGTGGGATGTGGACGGGACCCGATACCTGGATCTGTTTGCTGGTGTGGCCACTGTCAGTGTGGGCCACTGCCACCC GAAAGTaacagctgctgcagaaaagcaGCTGAGGAAACTTTGGCATACTACTTTCATTTACGTCTATCCTACCCTCCATGAGTACTGTGAAAAACTTGCCTCCTACTTCCCTGATCCTCTCAAG GTGGTTTTCCTGACAAACAGCGGCTCCGAAGCCAACGACCTAGCAATGTTTATGGCTCGTCTCTACACTGGCAATTTTGACATAATCACTTTCAG aggCTCATATCACGGTGGCAGTCCGATGTCCATGGGTCTTACATCTAACGCAGCATATAAATACCCGGTTGCCAATGGTTTGGGTTGTACAAAT ACCATGTGTCCGGATGTATTCAGAGGCCCATGGGGAGGAAGGCACTGCAGAGACTCACCTGTACAGACTACCAGAGAGTGTAGCTGTGCTGAAG GTCACTGTGTGGCAAATGAGCAATACATCAAACAACTCAAAGAGACATTAGCTACAAGCGTCCCACCTAGAATTGCAGCTTTCTTTGCAGAGCCTATtcag GGGGTCGGAGGAGCTGTTCAGTACCCTAAAAACTACCTCAAGGAGGCTTATAAACTTgtaagagagagaggagggatcTGCATTGCTGATGAG GTTCAAACTGGATTTGGACGAACTGGAAGCCACTTCTGGGGTTTCCAAGGGCATGACGTTATCCCTGACATGGTTACAATGGCAAAGGGCATTGGTAATGGATTCCCAATGGGAGCCGTTGTTACAACACCAG AAATCGCTGCTGCTTTTGCCCAAGGTGTGCATTTTAACACCTTTGGCGGAAATCCTGTGGCTTGCGCTGTTGCTTCAGCGGTGCTTGAT acaatTATAGAGGACGGCACGCAGAAGAACAGTCTTGATGTGGGCACCTATCTGATGACAGAGCTGGCAAAACTCAGAGACAAATATGAAATCATTGGCGACGTCCGTGGAAAAGGGCTGCAGATTGGTGTGGAAATGATCAAAGACAAG GCCAGCAGAGATCCACTGCCTCCTCAGGATATGGCTGAAATCTTTGAGGACGTTAAAGACATGGGAGTTCTCATAGGCAAAGGAGGAGTTTATGGACAG